The window CAGCTACTCTTAGGGTGGCCCTGCAGTGTTCCAAGGCACTAAAATCCTGATGTTAAGATACAGTTATGGTACAAAGCAGAACTGTGATGCTGACAGAAGACACGTTTTGGATTAGGGGCTGAGTAACAGCACAAATACCCAGCATTCATGCAGCATTCTAAATGCACAAGTCGCTTCTTATGAGGCCTCAGCAACCCTTGCCATGTAAGGTAATCCAGTAGCATCATCGTATTACGGATGGAAGCTGACAATAACTGGCCTATAACTGGAGAGAGTTGGGGGAGAACACCGTGGCTCGGCAGCAGAGCAttcgctttgcatgcagaagatctccgGGTTCAATCTCTGACGTCTcccgttaaaaggaccaggtgatgtgaaagacctctgcccaagaccctggaggGCAGCTGCTAGTTTGCGAAGGCAGGACTGACCTTGATAGCCCTTAAGTCTGATTCAGaattaaggcagcttcatgtgaggcTTCCCGGCTTAACAGCTCGGCAGTTTTAGCATGAGCCATAACCATGACACTGCTAATTTTAAAGGTGACATTTGAAAAACTCTAACCCTGTCCTCAGCACTCTTAAGCCCTTCTCATACGCACATGCTTAAGCACGTTCGCCAATGCTTCACCTACGCTGGATTAGTGAGAATCTGGCCAAACTGGAAACAGACGGGTCATCAAATACAGCCCTGAAGCAACAAGGACTCCAGTAAACTTGACTCCGTCAGGTTCTTTTCAAGTACAATCTTTTCACTGCTTCACCACATTTCACAACCCAGCCTTCCAGTACGTAGTTCAAGTACAGATCTCCTTGGTGTGAACAGCACGTGACTCGAGCCCAATTCCTCAGGAAAGCAGAGTTGCTTCATGTGTCTTTCACATGCCAAGTGGGACTACGTTTGGCCTGACTGGTGCAGAACATATCCAGACCGAGGACTCTCATCTTCTAGTCTAGCTGCTCCCAACGTGCAGGAAAGCGCTGTTGCTAGGGGACGCTTGGCTGCCTGCTTGACCCTCCCTGAAGGACTGTCTTGATTAGAGTCATGCACGCTGCCTCACTTTTGGTTCAACTTGGAATTCTTGTGGCTTGAGGGAGACCAAATAAAGTAAAAGCCAAACCCACAAGGCATCAGTATGTAAACCATACGAACACAAGGCATTTGCCTTCTACTGGGTGCCGGATAGATTTACCTTTTAACTAATTAACTAGAATTACCTTGGTTGCAACCTGAGGTGTGCAtttcaaagggggaggggaatctcTTCCTGGGAATCCAAAACAGGCAACAACAGAATGTGGCCAGGAGTGAGGCTAGGAGCTGTCTAAGTGTCCTCTAGCccagtgatccccaacctttttggcaccagggaccagttttctggaagacaatttttcaatggaccgggggggggggatagtttcAGAATGATACAACTGTgcgctttatttctattagtttggtgtggtggttaagtgtacagactcttatctgagagaactgggtttgattccccactctgcaaCTTGCAGcttctagaatggccttgggtcagccatagctctcacagagctatccttgaaaatgcaggttctggtagagctctctcggccccacctacctcactcacagggtgtctgaagtgggggaggaaggtaaaggagattgtgagcccctccgAGACTccgaaattcagagtggagggtgggatataaatccaatgtcttcttattatagttactacattgtgatatataatgaaatacaTATACAACGCATGGCCCAgttactaacaggccacggaccggtactggtccacagccccgGGGTTGGGGACCCCAAGCCTCCTCAAGTACCTTGACGTTCAAATCTAGAGGggggtgtgtgcatgcacatatacACCTAGGTGCAGTTAACTCCCACGgcagaggagccatggctcagtggcagagcacctgcttggtgcGTAGAAGGTCCtaaattcaatccccagcatctccagttgaacgGGCCAAGCAGCAGGTGATGGAAAaagactctgcctgagactctggaaaccagctgccaatctgagtagacaatactgaccttgatggacttatgatttgctttggtgaaaggcagcttcctgtgttcatgtgATCAACTTCTTCCCCTATTTCCTGCCCCTGTATTTTACCCCATGGACAGAACAAACTTCTActgtgggggaggagagaatCCCTAATTGCTACACCCTGGATTTCCTGATTGTTTCTTGTACTCAAGCTGCCAGTTCTGTgccatgggagaaaaacaaccGACACcacatctccagacaacagaaccACCAGCCTAGTTTCCCAGTGATTTTAAATGAAGtattttcctttctcttctttttttggtCAGTGCCTTGAGCAGTGTAACAATCTGAAATTTCATTTATACTCTTTATGTATTTCCCAAAAGACAAAAGGAGTCAAAAATTTTGCAACATCCCAAGTTGTATTAGGATTTTGGTCTTAAGAGTAGGAAGGGGACCACCCTGCTTGGATTATGGTCACAGAAATTCACCAACCACAGCAGTATAAAACGGTGCGTTGAGTTATAATGTAGAGGTCACTccaataaaatataagaaatggtatgtattttaaaaatggagtGGGGACAATTTCTGTCAAGAGCAGAAAAGATGCAAAAAGCCACCTTTCATAACCACCGTTGAATGGGCATTCATTCTAGCAAGAATAAAAGCCCTAAGATGATCAGGGAAGGTCAGATAGTAAAGCACAGGAAGGAATTGGGGGAAGTATCCCAAAATACTGCGATGAACAAACCCATTGAGCACACTGAATAGAACTCTTACAATCAATCTGCCTAATTTGCCTTTTGTTATTACTGATTCAGCAAGCCCCACTTCCTTGATAGATTCTGTAGTAAAACCAACAGCCGACAATTTCATGTTCATGATCCTAAGCCATGATGATTTATAAGAATCCTCCTTCAATAAAACCAGATAGCCATTAACAGGGAGGAAAAAGTATCCATGCCTCCAGTGGTGGCTAACCAAATTCAATGCGCAAAGCCACATCAGCAACACAGTGTATTTAACAGCTTTCTAAGGAAGAAGTGGTAAATCAATAGATTTTGTGACCACCTTAGTCTTTATTGTCACCCTGTAGAAGATAATAGGGTTTATCTTTAGATACTATAATATCTTTGAAATACTTCTCTGCTAAGTATTAATGTGACTATTTTCCAATTTTATTGCAGCCATAATTTTCTTTTATCATTGTTCTGTCATAGTTATTGATATTTgtgctgtgattttattgtatggcTCAAGACCTCCGATCAAAGGAGCTGACTGTTAAAGGAAAGGCCTTAGCAACAACAGTAGTGCTTTAGGTTTTCCTGATACTGCATCAGAAATATACATGCACCACATTGACAATTACTGAATGTCAGTGCAAATAGCCCAGTTTTTGCAAGAACTAAGCTTCTGAACCAATACAGGTTAGCCTTTCCGTCTTCCTTTCCAGAATTATAGTAGCATTTCAGGGTGCTACAACCAAGCTCAAATGCCAGTGTTCTAGATGTCTGTAAACTGACTGCTCGAATCCTTCGATACAATAGCGATCTAACTTTTCCAAGCTACAAAAAAGACAGAATTTTCTCTTCCAGTGAGTATAACTGGTCTTCCTTTCCCTTTGCAAAGTCCAAGTACAAGTCCACAGTGTGCTTTGCCTGGCAGTCCCACCAGATGCTCTCAGACCCAAGCAATGGCCATTTTTACCTGAAACATGTTCTCATCTCTGTTGCTACTTTGTTTGGAGGAAGCTGCACCTTTGGAGCTTTCACCGGTCTTCTGTTTCTTTACAGGCTTTTCAGGGGCTGCCTGTTTTTTCCGTTTTGCCTTGAtgtttgaaaaggaaaaaaaaaagaatgaggaagtgggggaagagaAACAGTACTTAACAATCTGAAGCCAATTAGTCTCTTTTCCTCACCATGTGGGAGCATTCAGTCCAAGCCTCGCTTTTCTCCCACTGAAAGCAAACGTCACACAATAGCAAAGGGACATTTTCATAGCCCAGCCACAGGACTCTGTTTAATCTCCTAAATATACACAAGGGCAGAAAATGTGGCTTTTTGGAAAACTATACCAGAcaccccctcctcttctccaacATTAGAAAGTGAAAGGAAACTTCAAACAAACCATGAATACAAAAGGCAACTTGATGTATGAAGAGACAGCACAATATTTATTTGAAAGGAACATACCCCATAAAGCTGCTTTATTTTTTTGCCTTCTTGAGAAAatctttttattcatttttttaaaagtacttttTCTAACATTAGGCACTATCACATTCTCATTATTGCATCCCTCTGTTATAGGCATAAAATTCAGCATTCATCTACAGAGGGCAGGCAGAGCCAATCTGCAACCTAATTGAATTTCCTCACATTTAACATGGCTAGCTTTACGCTGCCAACCTGCCAATAGAGCTTCCACCCTGCCGCGAGTTGGGCAGTTACTGCAGAAcactgtctagagcaggggtgtcaaaaatgcagcccagaggccaaatcaggcccccagaggactcctatcaggcctcgaGCAACaggcagtcatctgcttccttcttcctctctctggcttccttctgcataacagcttgctttgccagacttgctcaatcacacaggagatacagagcaaaacctctattttctcctttggctgaggctcctccccaaggGGGGGTTAGGCATAggatgctttgccaggctctctcaatcacacaatggagctactgaggcaagcctctcttcctccccctcctggtcccctggggagggagggaaagagccagaccttcctttgcccagttccctggatcccacaggagaaatacaaagcaagcacctttaagatcaatgagtgctaaatgttttaagcatgttttattttaagtttttaaaaaaatctttctttgtctgtgtcctttataaagtttatatctctgctacctaatcttaaataggtacacacatggcctggtcatTTAGGTCacatccaaccctcataacaaatgagttcggcacccctggtctagtgttCTGTGGGAACAGACATATTGCTTTAACTCTACCATGAAAAAAAATGATGACAAGTCAAATTCTCAAACGCCCTTGATCTGCAGCCTTCTACCTGCTGAGATGCTACTAAGTGTCACTGCAAGAAGTGAAACATCGTAAAGAGATGCACCCGGAAATGAGGGTTATAAACTTTTTACAGTGTTGGTGCCTTACAATGGATTTTGTTACCAATTATCCATTTGACCAGTTGGGTTTATGCATAGCAgtgtgaaggttttttttaaagcctgcctaggcggggagggcagggtataaatttattattattatttaaaaatatacagaTCATCTATGGGACTCCACAGATTTTGAGTAGTAATTCAGACTGAACAAGCCTGATCAACACATCAACTCTGTTCCTAAGAACGTTCATTACAAACAGTACACAATGCACCATTGTCAGAATTTATTTTCCTGACTTCTAGGTAACATGAGTGTATTTTAATCACTCTATTAACAAAGCCATTTGTTTAATGCAACATTCCCCCAGAAGGTACATTTATGTCcagtctttcccttccccactgtAGACACCTAGGTATGGTTTCATAAATACCTTTGGATAGGTGAAGGAAAGAATTTTAAATTGGTCTCGGGGTGCTTTTTACTACTCACATTTCCCCCACTGTGTTGTTTTGACTGGGCTTTAACAACACTGTGAGCATTCAGTAGGTACCATGGAACAAAGGgataaaagtatttttaaataaaataatcacCTTTTTATCAACTTCACTGTCTGAATCACTAGCAGATGAGCTTGAAGACACAAGTTCTTTTGATTTAGgcattctaaaagaaaaaaagaagttgTGAAAAAATAGCAAGTAGGACTCCAGCCCAGAAGGGGGGCTCTCataattttacttcactatcATCTAATCCCTTCTAAAGCTCTTATCTCAAAAAACACAAATATCTCAAGGTCTACCAATGCAATGAGAATTCCAAGTGGTTTTTAAGAATCACAATGTCAGACTTACCACCCCAGCATCAGGCTCACAGGGGGAAGAAGATACCACACTGGTACAGAGTAAATAAAGAACTAAGGTGAAAACCAACATGCATGGTTGTCAGAAAATATGGTAGGCTTGTTATTCTTAAACAGGATTCACATAATTTGTATTGCCTTGCTTAATGAAACCAGGGTCCTCAAATTGTGCCCAGGCCTGGTAGCCCACTCTTAATTTCTGCTAGCAAGTTGATTGTCCCAACCAATCAATGAGAGGACCATCCTAAACCGTGATTTTAaattcaggggttttttgtatttCATTAATTCGGGTTTATGTATTCAGTTTTAAGCAGTCTATCTTATAAGCTGCCTCAAAGTTCCATcaggaagaaaggtggctaataaaatGTTTCATATAAATAAATCCAATCCCACCCCAAAATCACATGAAGTGGTAAGTGCCAGACGAAGGACAGCCAACCTTTTTGCCGAGGCCTATTCCTGAGGGGAGTGCAGGGCCTGAAGTACTTCTTGGGGATGCAGTAGTCCTTCCTTCATGTGTTCCCCCTTCCCTGCTGGGGCACCAGTGACGCATCATCCTGCCAAAATCTGAACTTCCAACAGTGCGGGCATCACTAAGGGACCAGGTGTGGCAGGGGTACAAAACActcacagaggaggaggaagaagcaaaGTGGGAGATGGGGACAGCACTGCAGCATCCCACTGCAGCTCAAAGGTCCAGCCTGATCCACAGTCAAATCTATGGGGCTTGGCTGTGCAGTTATCTCCCATCCCCAGACCAGAGAGATGCATTTCAATCTACCATTCCAAGTTGCATTACATTCTGCTATtaattacattacaatctactattctaatctattattccaaataagcaaaaaaaaataaataaagaggatTTATTTCTCTGCTCTGGGGACAAGTGATATAACTCTGCACAGCCAATTGCCCCCCCTTCAAAGAAGATTCTATAAGGTCACATCCCTGCTTGAGAGGAGGCAGAGGGAGCATAACCACAGGGTCTCTCAATTAATTAATCTCACCATCCCACAATTAAGAAGGCTACATCTACACATCACTCTCCAATTTTGacctatttatttccttcactatgtttccccctAGAATTAAACACAAATAAAAGGTATTAgtaaccaggattttttttttgtagcaggaactcctttgcatattaggccatacaccctaaTATAGCAGGCCCTGtgaactcttagaggattggctacatcaggggtgggtggcttaatatgcaaaggagttcctgctacaaaaaaagccctgttggtacCCATATAAACTAAGCTGGTTTGATCCTTGAatttgttaaacatcttcattatgctaatttactgctcaacccctacctatatgtatggactggtaatttccatttcactgtTATTTGAAGAAATGCGCctgaacacaaaagcttatactttgaataagactttgttggctttaaaggtgccacgggactcagattttgttcttctgcttcagaccaacacagctgcccacctgaatctaaggaCAACAGCAGCTGCTGACAATTACTACTGCAAAACTTGGGGAAGACCACCAAAACTAAAACTGCTTATAAATCTTTGCAGACAGACTACTGCAATTGTATATAAAAACCCATTATGCTTGCTGCTACCAGGAGAAGCTGTTACTTATGGATAATCATCGCTAAATTAATAACTGTGGTAATCCTTCTAATTACTTAGCAAAGATTTCCTGCTTATCTTGTGAACGCCTAACAACTGTATGTTTTTAGTATTAAGTTTTCAGATACAATAATGGGAAAGGACTGCCAAAGATTCCTGTATCACCAGAGATACTTCAGCAACACGTGAGGAGATTTCACTTATTTTTATATTGCAGAGTGTTCTTAACAACCGGTGTGTCTTGTAACAAGTGATTACGTTATCAGCCCTAAGACAAGTCCACACGGACATCAAGTCAGTGTTTTAAATATCCCTAGACAGATTGTGACAGGCAAGTGACCCCAGAGtggctaactttttaaaggcagtgAGCTTATTAGAGGCCTCTACAAAGGCTCTCTAACAGTAAAAGAGTTTTAAACAGAACTCCCAATATGACCAAACACTaccacagcatttttaaaaaggtgttatTTGACACAGTGTATTCTTATCTTGGGGAGAAATATATGTTATGCAGAGCAAACAACTGTATCATAGTTTCAGTGTAATGGTATGGATCCCATGGAAAAGACCCACATATGTGAGGAAGAAACAGCAATTCTTGCCAATTCATCCCCTTTTGAAGTAGTCCTTCAACTCCCCTCTTGTGCTTTCTCTAGACTAACCATTCCtaagagggggggggttggtggtgTGGAGGGGGGAATGCAGCAGAAGCAGCATGGTATTGAGGATGGGATCCAAACCACTGGCTGTCCAATGGAGAGCCATTTTATCTTAGATGACTTTCTACAGAAGGAAAGCTTGATTATCTGGACCAGCGTTTAAAAAACATTACCATttaggagggaaggagtgaagcTATATTAAATGGGGCTTCTTAAGGCAACAAACTAACTTGAAAATAAGTTGACAGAACCTGAAGCCTGACTGTGGTTGAAAATGGGAAAAGTACATCACAAaaggttttaaataaaaaagcttctttaaaacaaaaagaaaaaagctgcCGCATCTTTCCTCTGCAGAACCAACTCCAATAGCCAGCACCCCCCACAGCCTCCAAATCATACGCCAATAAGGTGTATCACAGACGGatcctcttggggggggggggggagaagatagcaGGAAAAGCCTTCCTTATCTAGCCATAGAAGTCTGCCAAGGAACAGCCCTGCCCACCAAACTCATATACAAGGGGAGGTGCCAGGAAAAGCTTTAAGAGGCCAACTTTACGAGATACTTGCCAGGACAGAAAAACCCTTACCACTGGCAAGCGGCCAAGCACTTTTGTGGAGCACTGAAATCATGGGTGCCAAACATGAATACCTGAATGCTTGGACCAGCCATATAAGAAGGTACAAACCCTATCCAACATAGGTATTTCAAAGCCAACATAATAGAGCTTGTTACAATCTCTGGCTGATCTAACTGGATATTCAGCATTCAGATTTTGTAAAAACTGA is drawn from Heteronotia binoei isolate CCM8104 ecotype False Entrance Well chromosome 4, APGP_CSIRO_Hbin_v1, whole genome shotgun sequence and contains these coding sequences:
- the SUB1 gene encoding activated RNA polymerase II transcriptional coactivator p15, translating into MPKSKELVSSSSSASDSDSEVDKKAKRKKQAAPEKPVKKQKTGESSKGAASSKQSSNRDENMFQIGKMRYVSVRDFKGKVLIDIREYWMDQEGEMKPGRKGISLNPEQWSQLKEQISDIDDAVRKL